The nucleotide sequence TAAGCACCTTAATCTTCAGTTCATGCTTGACCTGACTACTCTATTCGATGAGTTTCAACATGAAACGCCTGCTACTAGTGAGCAGTTGTCAGCGTTGGCGGTGCAGTTACCGCAGCCGTTGCCGGAATCATACCGACAGTTTTTGCTGGCTTCCAACGGGGGGTGGGGTCGAAGCGGGACGCGGGAATTCGGCTTTTTCGGCACCGAAGAAATGGCAAGCTACTGGCGCGACTATGAGTTT is from Hymenobacter tibetensis and encodes:
- a CDS encoding SMI1/KNR4 family protein produces the protein MLDLTTLFDEFQHETPATSEQLSALAVQLPQPLPESYRQFLLASNGGWGRSGTREFGFFGTEEMASYWRDYEFGEYMPGALPFALNGGGTFYVFDVRNALVASESAVFTCDSGANTWDTATLLAASFQEACQVQ